One window from the genome of Oreochromis niloticus isolate F11D_XX linkage group LG20, O_niloticus_UMD_NMBU, whole genome shotgun sequence encodes:
- the LOC112843276 gene encoding zinc finger BED domain-containing protein 1-like isoform X1 produces MCLGLRDTLESWELQECHLVCVTTDNATNNISAMELNQWERLQCFGHRLQLAIENALKALTPVSAKQAVERAVGVCKKVASAFSKSWKKKRELAKAQAVLGLPPHQLITESPTRWGSRQMMIERFLEQENALSQVADKKTRHLVPSWQDVALLESLNKALGPLFEFTDALSGEGYVSVSFLKPVLHLFNNEILSQKDGETELTKAVKDGILKYLNEKYDDHATNNLLDMATLLDPQFKTAYIKEERVEFIKMRAAAELVDMVGATAPESAQTAAASSSPPAAEDDPELPRPTKKKKSLGSYFKKAGQSTTHSQPSRASIELELSMYLQTPGPDSETDPLWKQHETNFPLVARLARKYLCIPATSSSSERAFSASGNIITCKRSGLKPNTVDQLVFLALNL; encoded by the exons ATGTGTCTAGGTCTGAGAGATACACTGGAGTCATGGGAATTGCAAGAATGCCACCTTGTCTGTGTCACCACGGATAACGCCACTAACAACATCTCTGCAATGGAACTGAACCAGTGGGAACGGCTACAATGCTTTGGTCACCGCCTACAGCTAGCTATTG AGAATGCTCTAAAAGCTCTTACACCAGTATCTGCAAAACAGGCTGTGGAACGAGCAGTTGGAGTGTGTAAAAAGGTGGCGAGTGCCTTCTCCAAGTCATGGAAGAAAAAACGTGAATTGGCCAAGGCGCAAGCGGTGCTGGGCTTGCCTCCTCATCAGCTCATCACTGAAAGTCCTACAAGATGGGGCTCGCGGCAGATGATGATAGAGAGGTTCCTGGAGCAGGAGAATGCTCTTTCACAGGTTGCAGACAAGAAG ACAAGACATCTGGTGCCAAGCTGGCAAGACGTGGCATTGCTAGAGTCCTTGAACAAGGCACTGGGTCCACTGTTCGAGTTTACTGATGCTTTGTCAGGGGAGGGCTACGTCAGCGTATCTTTTCTGAAGCCAGTTCTGCACCTCTTCAACAACGAAATCCTCAGTCAGAAGGATGGAGAGACAGAGCTCACAAAAGCAGTCAAAGACGGTATCCTCAAGTACCTCAATGAAAAGTATGATGACCATGCCACCAACAACCTCCTAGACATGGCAACACTTCTTGACCCACAGTTTAAGACAGCCTACATCAAGGAAGAGAGGGTGGAGTTCATAAAGATGAGAGCTGCAGCAGAGCTGGTGGACATGGTGGGAGCAACAGCACCAGAAAgtgcacaaacagcagcagcctccAGTTCACCCCCAGCTGCTGAAGATGATCCAGAGCTTCCCCGtcccacaaagaaaaaaaaaagtttaggtAGCTATTTCAAAAAGGCAGGTCAATCCACCACCCACTCCCAACCCAGCAGAGCATCCATTGAACTGGAGCTCTCCATGTATCTTCAGACACCTGGGCCTGACTCAGAGACTGACCCACTGTGGAAGCAGCATGAGACAAACTTTCCATTGGTGGCCAGGCTGGCCAGAAAGTACTTGTGCATTCCTGCTACTAGTTCTTCATCCGAAAGGGCTTTCAGTGCGAGTGGGAACATCATCACATGTAAGAGGTCAGGTCTTAAGCCAAACACAGTTGACCAACTAGTCTTCCTTGCACTCAACCTGTAA
- the LOC112843276 gene encoding zinc finger BED domain-containing protein 1-like isoform X2, with translation MELNQWERLQCFGHRLQLAIENALKALTPVSAKQAVERAVGVCKKVASAFSKSWKKKRELAKAQAVLGLPPHQLITESPTRWGSRQMMIERFLEQENALSQVADKKTRHLVPSWQDVALLESLNKALGPLFEFTDALSGEGYVSVSFLKPVLHLFNNEILSQKDGETELTKAVKDGILKYLNEKYDDHATNNLLDMATLLDPQFKTAYIKEERVEFIKMRAAAELVDMVGATAPESAQTAAASSSPPAAEDDPELPRPTKKKKSLGSYFKKAGQSTTHSQPSRASIELELSMYLQTPGPDSETDPLWKQHETNFPLVARLARKYLCIPATSSSSERAFSASGNIITCKRSGLKPNTVDQLVFLALNL, from the exons ATGGAACTGAACCAGTGGGAACGGCTACAATGCTTTGGTCACCGCCTACAGCTAGCTATTG AGAATGCTCTAAAAGCTCTTACACCAGTATCTGCAAAACAGGCTGTGGAACGAGCAGTTGGAGTGTGTAAAAAGGTGGCGAGTGCCTTCTCCAAGTCATGGAAGAAAAAACGTGAATTGGCCAAGGCGCAAGCGGTGCTGGGCTTGCCTCCTCATCAGCTCATCACTGAAAGTCCTACAAGATGGGGCTCGCGGCAGATGATGATAGAGAGGTTCCTGGAGCAGGAGAATGCTCTTTCACAGGTTGCAGACAAGAAG ACAAGACATCTGGTGCCAAGCTGGCAAGACGTGGCATTGCTAGAGTCCTTGAACAAGGCACTGGGTCCACTGTTCGAGTTTACTGATGCTTTGTCAGGGGAGGGCTACGTCAGCGTATCTTTTCTGAAGCCAGTTCTGCACCTCTTCAACAACGAAATCCTCAGTCAGAAGGATGGAGAGACAGAGCTCACAAAAGCAGTCAAAGACGGTATCCTCAAGTACCTCAATGAAAAGTATGATGACCATGCCACCAACAACCTCCTAGACATGGCAACACTTCTTGACCCACAGTTTAAGACAGCCTACATCAAGGAAGAGAGGGTGGAGTTCATAAAGATGAGAGCTGCAGCAGAGCTGGTGGACATGGTGGGAGCAACAGCACCAGAAAgtgcacaaacagcagcagcctccAGTTCACCCCCAGCTGCTGAAGATGATCCAGAGCTTCCCCGtcccacaaagaaaaaaaaaagtttaggtAGCTATTTCAAAAAGGCAGGTCAATCCACCACCCACTCCCAACCCAGCAGAGCATCCATTGAACTGGAGCTCTCCATGTATCTTCAGACACCTGGGCCTGACTCAGAGACTGACCCACTGTGGAAGCAGCATGAGACAAACTTTCCATTGGTGGCCAGGCTGGCCAGAAAGTACTTGTGCATTCCTGCTACTAGTTCTTCATCCGAAAGGGCTTTCAGTGCGAGTGGGAACATCATCACATGTAAGAGGTCAGGTCTTAAGCCAAACACAGTTGACCAACTAGTCTTCCTTGCACTCAACCTGTAA